The Solibacillus sp. FSL R7-0682 genome includes a window with the following:
- a CDS encoding prenyltransferase/squalene oxidase repeat-containing protein: MINKRIQLFLTMLLILLCLTPSQAYASKTSEDLEQEMKGIIEWKKGSVGISEDSNLLNNDFLKNAGDTVGDWYPIGIGRLGYKDDYAAYLAVIEDVVELRYKTAEKLSDMKSTEWHRIILAVLSLGGDPTQLGKDKAGTTINLIQDGTYDRGKTISLGAQGINGWIWGLIALDSMRYSVPENAYYSRDKIIEEILHLQLEDGGFSFYQDVADPDMTAMALQALAPYYNSEKTYSYVQQASNKKVVKTVRQVVDEALETLSLLQTANGDFKSWGTENAESTAQVIVALTALGIDPLTDIRFIKNGQDVLDGLYRYKMNDGGFIHAKTYNPENPTSLPDESNSMASEQVLYALTALYRFQNGYRSLYDFREEQPMELKKQIKSLNNAIDALPKQPQKEQLTTLFKQYLAVPVTERCYVYAYAKLAKEMEKQAIKNTSEPFATNMNETTQRKGAVTALLEESEFEKEAIFTIEDAEQVKAIPSSVTTEHYVEVTKLLQKLEHAENLKEYEDLLPKLQLKKQAIEAIEKEIQKLNEEILEELYPFNELTLKDKDSVERIVARFNKLSDYDQLQILNSEDVRKSKTQIENLYRARIIAVVLTVVVLIASIVVVVRVKKRRAQKRSAEEWYEE, translated from the coding sequence ATGATTAACAAGAGAATACAACTATTTCTAACAATGCTACTGATTTTGTTGTGTCTTACACCCTCACAAGCATATGCAAGTAAGACATCGGAAGACCTTGAGCAAGAAATGAAAGGAATTATTGAATGGAAAAAGGGAAGTGTAGGAATCTCCGAAGATTCAAACCTTTTAAATAATGATTTCTTAAAAAATGCCGGTGATACTGTAGGGGATTGGTATCCTATAGGAATTGGGCGACTTGGTTATAAAGATGACTACGCAGCATATTTAGCTGTCATAGAAGATGTGGTAGAGTTGCGTTACAAAACGGCTGAAAAGTTAAGTGATATGAAATCTACAGAGTGGCATCGAATCATTTTAGCCGTTCTTTCTTTAGGGGGGGACCCAACACAGTTAGGTAAGGATAAAGCAGGTACTACGATTAATTTAATTCAAGATGGAACGTATGATCGTGGTAAAACTATTTCGCTTGGTGCACAGGGGATCAATGGTTGGATATGGGGATTAATTGCTCTAGATAGTATGCGATACTCTGTTCCAGAAAACGCCTATTATTCTCGAGACAAGATTATAGAAGAAATACTACACTTGCAGTTAGAGGATGGGGGATTCTCCTTTTACCAAGATGTAGCAGACCCTGATATGACAGCGATGGCTTTGCAAGCATTGGCACCCTACTATAATAGTGAAAAAACGTATAGTTACGTACAACAAGCATCGAATAAAAAGGTGGTAAAAACGGTACGTCAAGTTGTAGATGAGGCATTAGAGACGCTTTCATTACTTCAAACTGCAAATGGTGATTTTAAAAGCTGGGGTACAGAAAATGCTGAAAGTACCGCACAAGTAATTGTGGCATTGACGGCTCTAGGAATAGATCCATTGACGGATATTCGTTTTATTAAAAATGGTCAGGACGTTTTAGATGGTTTGTATAGATATAAGATGAACGATGGTGGATTTATTCACGCTAAAACGTATAATCCGGAAAATCCGACTTCACTACCAGATGAATCAAATTCTATGGCAAGTGAACAAGTTTTGTATGCGTTAACAGCACTATATCGTTTTCAAAATGGATATCGTAGTTTGTATGATTTCCGTGAAGAACAACCAATGGAATTAAAAAAGCAAATAAAATCTTTAAATAACGCAATAGATGCATTGCCCAAGCAGCCTCAAAAAGAGCAATTAACGACATTATTTAAACAGTACCTTGCAGTGCCAGTGACTGAGCGTTGCTATGTATATGCTTATGCAAAGCTTGCGAAAGAAATGGAGAAGCAAGCAATTAAGAATACTTCAGAACCATTTGCTACAAATATGAACGAAACAACGCAAAGAAAAGGGGCAGTCACTGCATTACTAGAAGAGTCAGAGTTCGAGAAAGAGGCTATTTTCACTATAGAGGATGCTGAGCAGGTAAAAGCAATACCAAGCTCTGTAACGACGGAACATTATGTCGAGGTCACAAAGCTTTTACAAAAATTAGAGCACGCTGAAAATTTGAAGGAATATGAAGATCTGTTACCGAAATTACAGCTGAAAAAGCAAGCGATTGAAGCAATTGAAAAAGAAATTCAAAAGTTAAATGAAGAGATTCTGGAAGAATTATATCCATTTAATGAGTTAACGTTGAAAGATAAAGATAGTGTTGAACGTATTGTTGCTCGTTTTAACAAATTGAGTGATTATGATCAGCTACAAATCTTAAATTCAGAGGATGTTCGCAAATCAAAAACGCAAATTGAGAATTTATATCGCGCTCGTATTATAGCTGTTGTATTAACTGTTGTTGTACTTATAGCAAGTATAGTAGTCGTAGTGCGGGTGAAAAAGAGACGTGCACAAAAGCGTAGTGCTGAGGAGTGGTATGAAGAGTAG
- a CDS encoding DUF4430 domain-containing protein — protein MRKDLLILSFVVLIIAVLFSGTKIQSVDEYYLTHIDEITEDSETVFISIRSDTLLDNIGKLKPELRTYVPSNGVILPESEYVLRSGDTVFEILHRAVRHNRIQMEFQGADKNIYSSVYVQGINYLYEFSAGSLSGWMYEVNGVFPNYGVSKYNLKDGDHIIFHYTVDLGRDLGHSF, from the coding sequence ATGAGAAAAGATTTACTCATACTTAGCTTTGTTGTATTAATCATTGCTGTACTATTCTCTGGTACGAAAATTCAATCAGTTGATGAATATTATTTAACACACATTGATGAAATTACAGAAGATTCCGAGACAGTTTTTATAAGCATTCGTAGTGATACTTTACTAGACAATATAGGAAAATTAAAACCAGAATTGCGTACATATGTACCGTCTAATGGTGTGATTTTACCAGAATCTGAATATGTATTACGTTCAGGCGATACGGTGTTTGAAATTTTACATCGTGCTGTGAGACACAATCGAATTCAAATGGAATTTCAAGGAGCGGATAAAAATATTTATAGCAGCGTCTACGTACAAGGTATTAATTATTTGTACGAGTTTTCAGCAGGATCATTGAGTGGATGGATGTATGAAGTAAATGGCGTTTTCCCGAATTATGGGGTGAGTAAATACAATTTGAAAGATGGAGATCACATAATCTTTCATTACACTGTGGATTTAGGGCGTGATTTAGGTCACTCATTTTAA
- a CDS encoding energy-coupling factor transporter transmembrane component T gives MFHPMMLFCYFLLVFIILFTTMNPVLLVIFYISSLILFSLLHTFQKLMYELMFYFFVWLLVALSIPLFHHNGVTILFFLNDNPMTAESFVLGIAVGVLVVSFSFWCKNYGVYITTDKILYLFGVIHPQLAIWLALLLRFIPQCKRNFQDIHGAQKTVGFYATNSLFDRAIGAVKIGKVALVLAMEQTFSQVDSMKAKGYGLQKRSHFSLYRFYKWDRLLAIWLIVVISLFIMSFYELNYYYEPTLKAISFTYKTSLLYGVLLSIALLPVVIEIKELVVWKYLKSKM, from the coding sequence ATGTTTCATCCAATGATGTTATTTTGCTACTTTTTACTGGTGTTCATCATTTTGTTCACGACGATGAATCCAGTCTTATTAGTGATATTTTATATAAGTAGCCTTATCTTATTTAGTTTGTTACATACTTTCCAAAAGTTGATGTATGAACTTATGTTTTACTTTTTTGTCTGGTTGCTAGTGGCACTTTCTATTCCGTTATTTCACCATAATGGTGTCACAATATTATTTTTTTTAAATGACAACCCTATGACTGCAGAGTCCTTTGTTTTAGGAATAGCTGTAGGTGTGTTGGTTGTATCTTTTTCTTTTTGGTGTAAAAATTACGGCGTGTATATTACAACAGATAAAATTCTCTATTTATTTGGTGTCATTCATCCTCAATTAGCGATATGGTTGGCATTATTATTACGCTTTATACCGCAATGTAAAAGAAATTTCCAAGATATCCATGGAGCGCAAAAAACAGTCGGTTTCTATGCAACAAATAGCTTATTTGATCGAGCAATAGGCGCTGTGAAAATAGGAAAAGTTGCTTTGGTATTGGCAATGGAACAAACATTTAGTCAAGTGGATTCCATGAAAGCAAAAGGGTATGGTTTGCAAAAACGTTCGCATTTTTCATTATATCGATTTTATAAATGGGATCGGTTATTAGCAATTTGGCTAATTGTTGTAATTAGTCTATTCATAATGAGTTTTTACGAGCTGAATTACTACTACGAACCAACATTAAAAGCAATATCATTCACTTACAAGACAAGTTTATTGTATGGTGTTTTGTTAAGTATAGCGCTTTTACCTGTGGTAATTGAAATTAAGGAGCTAGTAGTGTGGAAATATTTAAAATCGAAAATGTAA
- a CDS encoding ABC transporter ATP-binding protein, whose protein sequence is MEIFKIENVSFTFAESSQPTINNVSFSIEKGSFTVLFGASGSGKTTLLQLLKRELTPNGKREGSIFYKGTLLEEMDAKIAANEIGYVMQKPDDQIVMDTVWHELAFGLENLGMKNPQIRKKIAEMTNYFGINNWFHKKTSELSGGQKQLLNLASVLIMQPKVIILDEPTSQLDPIAATDFMQTLHRLHEDTGVTIILVEHRLEEAFRLASHILVIESGSILAQGSPRTIGQTLMMINEHHPMVQALPAATRIFHGLSLVAKESPITVREGIAFVENYSNTIQDLASDFAKQERDEIVIALKDCWFRYGRDLPDIIKNLSVGFRKQEIFCVLGGNGSGKTTLLKLLAGQCKPYKGNVLLYDKKMKKYSMQQLYQKNLALLPQDPKMLFLQSTVRQDYEVTAKLMGLGKEEMNLQIERVMKMLAIESLMDAHPYSVSGGELQKIAIGKVLLLQPKILLLDEPTKGIDVFAKEQLKQLLQQLRAQGMTIIVVTHDMEFAASIADRCGLFFDGEVLAIDAPRTFFAHNNFYTTPANKIARQQYPNAITCEDVIRLCLTNGLA, encoded by the coding sequence GTGGAAATATTTAAAATCGAAAATGTAAGTTTTACGTTTGCAGAGTCGTCACAACCTACCATAAACAATGTCTCTTTTTCAATTGAAAAGGGATCATTTACTGTATTATTTGGTGCTTCTGGTTCAGGAAAAACGACTTTACTACAATTACTTAAGCGCGAGTTGACACCGAACGGTAAACGGGAGGGTTCTATTTTTTATAAGGGAACTTTACTAGAAGAGATGGATGCAAAAATAGCCGCAAACGAAATTGGTTATGTAATGCAAAAACCAGATGACCAAATTGTCATGGATACTGTCTGGCACGAGCTTGCTTTTGGTTTGGAAAACCTAGGTATGAAAAACCCGCAAATACGTAAAAAAATTGCTGAGATGACAAACTATTTTGGGATAAATAATTGGTTTCATAAAAAAACTTCCGAGTTATCCGGTGGTCAAAAGCAATTGCTAAATTTAGCTAGCGTACTCATTATGCAACCGAAAGTAATCATTCTAGATGAACCAACCTCGCAATTAGATCCAATAGCAGCAACAGATTTTATGCAAACATTACATCGGCTACATGAAGATACAGGGGTAACAATTATACTAGTAGAACATCGGTTAGAAGAGGCTTTTCGATTGGCTAGTCACATTCTGGTAATTGAAAGTGGGTCGATTCTTGCTCAAGGATCACCTCGTACTATCGGTCAAACATTAATGATGATTAACGAACATCATCCAATGGTGCAGGCATTACCTGCAGCTACACGTATTTTCCATGGTCTCTCTTTAGTAGCTAAGGAAAGTCCCATCACGGTGCGGGAAGGGATAGCATTTGTAGAAAATTATAGCAATACAATTCAAGACTTAGCGTCTGATTTTGCTAAGCAGGAAAGAGATGAAATTGTAATAGCATTGAAGGATTGCTGGTTTCGTTATGGTCGTGATTTGCCCGATATTATCAAAAATCTCTCTGTTGGTTTTCGAAAACAAGAGATATTTTGTGTTTTAGGAGGAAATGGTTCAGGGAAAACAACGTTATTGAAGTTACTAGCTGGCCAATGTAAACCTTATAAAGGCAATGTGCTGTTGTATGATAAAAAAATGAAAAAGTACAGTATGCAACAGCTCTATCAAAAGAATTTGGCGTTGTTACCACAGGATCCTAAAATGCTTTTTTTGCAGTCAACGGTACGACAAGATTATGAGGTAACAGCAAAACTTATGGGTTTAGGAAAAGAAGAAATGAACTTGCAAATCGAGCGTGTAATGAAAATGCTTGCTATTGAGTCACTGATGGATGCACATCCGTACAGTGTAAGCGGTGGTGAGTTGCAAAAAATTGCGATTGGCAAAGTGTTACTCTTACAACCTAAAATACTACTATTAGATGAACCCACGAAGGGAATCGATGTTTTTGCTAAAGAGCAATTGAAGCAATTATTACAACAATTAAGAGCACAAGGGATGACGATAATCGTTGTAACTCATGACATGGAGTTTGCTGCAAGCATCGCCGATCGGTGTGGATTATTTTTTGACGGGGAAGTACTAGCCATAGATGCGCCACGCACATTTTTTGCTCATAACAATTTCTATACAACACCTGCCAATAAAATTGCGCGTCAGCAGTACCCTAATGCCATAACTTGTGAAGATGTGATACGACTATGTTTAACAAATGGGTTAGCTTGA
- a CDS encoding energy-coupling factor transporter transmembrane component T: MESGFRGLHPTLQFLYYCCMAILIMFYNQPFFLIVCCVILIFINVVQDGWRKLIKWMKSILLLGSFIVLLNAFFVAEGTTHLWTIWGNDIMLEPILFGIITTFMLMAILLLFASFNSTLNGQKFLYIFSSFFQRTAFITMLAMRFVPLLKTRLQEITDVQRIKGLSLTSGKLRERARSGMLFLQILLTWSLGEAVDTADAMSARGYGIGKRSQYKPYRFDIKDGIYASILLCLFTFCIVGLLLGHGRITIYPEYKALSFTVVDAIFFICFTLLSAFPLMIEGGDELRWHYFK, translated from the coding sequence ATCGAGAGTGGATTCCGCGGCCTTCATCCTACGCTGCAATTTCTTTATTATTGTTGTATGGCGATCCTGATAATGTTCTATAATCAACCTTTCTTTTTAATAGTATGTTGTGTCATATTAATTTTCATAAATGTAGTTCAAGATGGCTGGCGTAAATTAATTAAATGGATGAAGTCTATCCTATTATTAGGTAGTTTCATAGTCCTGTTAAACGCGTTTTTTGTAGCAGAAGGTACTACACATTTATGGACGATTTGGGGTAATGATATTATGCTCGAGCCTATTCTATTTGGCATTATAACAACATTCATGTTGATGGCTATACTGCTACTTTTTGCATCTTTTAATAGCACTTTAAATGGGCAGAAATTTTTATATATTTTTTCATCGTTTTTCCAACGTACTGCCTTTATAACAATGCTCGCCATGCGATTTGTACCGCTATTAAAGACAAGACTTCAAGAAATAACAGATGTTCAGCGAATAAAAGGCTTATCCCTTACTTCGGGTAAACTAAGAGAGCGTGCACGAAGTGGGATGCTGTTTTTGCAAATATTATTGACATGGTCATTAGGGGAAGCGGTGGATACAGCTGATGCCATGAGCGCAAGAGGCTACGGCATTGGAAAACGAAGTCAATATAAACCATATCGATTTGATATAAAGGATGGCATTTATGCGAGTATTTTGCTGTGTCTTTTTACGTTTTGTATAGTGGGTCTACTACTAGGACATGGCAGGATCACAATCTATCCTGAGTATAAGGCATTATCGTTTACAGTAGTTGATGCCATATTTTTCATTTGCTTTACGTTATTAAGTGCATTTCCGTTGATGATTGAAGGAGGGGATGAACTGAGATGGCATTATTTCAAGTAA
- a CDS encoding ABC transporter ATP-binding protein, whose translation MALFQVTNLSFNYPDEQPILKNITLKIEEGQFVVLCGPSGCGKTTLLRLLMQQIAPIGELSGDIYYCGKALAEWSNRTLIEEIGFVMQNPDNQIVLDEVMQEIVFALENLGYSTFEMRKRVAEMVHFFGVEDLLRKKPSELSGGQKQIINLLGVLLLKPRVLLLDEPTSQLDPIAAKELLSILVRLNEEIGITIIVVEHRLEELFSVADQVMMMDKGRIQVAGTSEYCISKVYKNDYAIFKSYVPAITKFFITMEGEQSRSLPLSVKEGKQWLATKNLASVTKELLQSKVNQNEQNILIEMKDVYFQYVKKERYILKGLSFLIQKGEFLAIVGGNGSGKSTLLKACIGSIRPQRGSVKIAGKHTYKLLPKEIAQQLAYLPQNPQSYFVETTIKKEMQEAVRRNNVVDGPERIEAICKDFDISHLLDRHPEDCSGGEMQRAALACMLLGEPQIVFMDEPTKGMDPIMKEQFATILHQLHKKGVTIVMVTHDIEFTAKTAKNCIMLFDGEVAVKGTPDEIFKGNYFYTTTFNRVTRNSHMPELLTVEEALELWPVQIKSY comes from the coding sequence ATGGCATTATTTCAAGTAACTAATTTAAGTTTTAATTATCCAGATGAACAACCAATATTAAAAAATATTACTCTAAAGATTGAAGAAGGGCAGTTTGTTGTGTTATGCGGTCCAAGTGGTTGTGGTAAGACGACTTTATTACGCTTATTAATGCAGCAAATTGCACCTATTGGAGAATTGTCAGGGGATATATATTATTGCGGGAAAGCATTGGCAGAGTGGAGTAATCGAACATTAATTGAAGAAATTGGCTTTGTTATGCAAAATCCTGACAACCAAATCGTACTAGATGAAGTCATGCAAGAAATTGTTTTCGCACTTGAAAATTTAGGTTATTCTACTTTTGAAATGCGTAAACGCGTTGCGGAAATGGTGCATTTTTTTGGTGTTGAGGATTTACTTCGTAAAAAACCATCTGAGTTATCGGGTGGACAAAAGCAAATTATTAATTTGCTAGGAGTACTTTTATTAAAACCACGTGTATTGTTATTAGATGAACCGACTTCACAACTAGATCCAATAGCAGCGAAAGAGCTACTTTCGATATTAGTTCGTTTAAACGAAGAAATAGGTATAACCATTATTGTAGTAGAACATCGATTAGAAGAATTATTTTCAGTAGCAGATCAGGTCATGATGATGGACAAAGGTCGTATCCAAGTAGCTGGAACGAGTGAATATTGTATTAGTAAGGTTTATAAAAATGATTATGCTATATTTAAGTCTTATGTACCTGCAATTACAAAGTTTTTCATAACAATGGAAGGCGAGCAATCCCGTAGCTTACCCCTATCAGTGAAAGAGGGAAAACAGTGGCTTGCAACAAAAAATCTAGCATCTGTTACTAAAGAACTTTTACAGTCAAAGGTAAATCAAAATGAACAAAATATATTAATAGAAATGAAAGATGTTTATTTTCAATATGTAAAAAAAGAACGCTATATTTTAAAAGGACTATCATTCTTGATTCAAAAAGGCGAATTTTTAGCTATTGTAGGGGGGAATGGCTCCGGGAAGTCAACATTATTGAAGGCTTGTATTGGGAGTATTCGCCCACAAAGAGGATCTGTTAAAATAGCTGGAAAACATACATATAAATTGCTTCCAAAGGAAATTGCCCAACAACTTGCTTATTTACCTCAAAATCCGCAATCTTACTTTGTAGAGACGACGATTAAGAAGGAAATGCAAGAAGCTGTTAGACGCAATAATGTTGTCGATGGACCTGAACGAATAGAAGCAATATGTAAGGATTTTGACATTTCTCATCTACTAGATCGGCACCCAGAGGATTGCTCGGGTGGAGAAATGCAGCGTGCGGCACTCGCATGTATGTTATTAGGAGAGCCGCAGATAGTGTTCATGGATGAACCAACAAAAGGGATGGACCCTATCATGAAAGAGCAATTTGCTACAATATTGCATCAGTTACACAAAAAAGGCGTAACGATTGTAATGGTAACACATGATATTGAGTTTACTGCTAAAACGGCTAAAAACTGTATAATGCTTTTTGATGGAGAGGTAGCTGTAAAAGGAACTCCTGATGAAATATTCAAAGGAAACTATTTTTACACTACAACATTTAACCGAGTAACACGAAACAGTCATATGCCAGAGCTGTTAACCGTAGAGGAGGCATTAGAATTATGGCCCGTTCAAATAAA